Genomic window (Pieris rapae chromosome 4, ilPieRapa1.1, whole genome shotgun sequence):
GTATAGCACCTCCTTATAAAGTAGTattgtattaatgttataaaaatatcaaatacgcGGAGCAAATGGCATTGACGAtagattttcttaataatctCTAACTTTCTCTGTTACTTTAAAATTGCTTCGCCTACGTTCTGTATACAATGGAGTTATACCATTTCTGCTTTCATACTTCGGTGGTCGGTcactttcataatatttaattgtaataggcTCCTTATAACCTCTACTTTTTGTCACCGAATTGACTTCCCTGGATTCAATTATCTCCTTTGATCGACCATCTTTGGATGGCACAATTTTTTTGCTAACAGTTTCTACAGTATCTGTGACACTGGGTCGCTCAGGATCACCAGACCTAGTAGTGTATCTATAGGTCTCAGAATAGTTGTCACTACTGTTACTCTCTCTTCTATTAACTGGAGATTTCAACCTCGTCTCCAAACGTGAAACAAACGGGCTGCTATCTCTATTCATAGAATCGGTTTTGTAAACTGGAATTTTACGCTCTTCAGATATTCTTTCTTTGTAATGAGGTGAAGGAGTACCGTATCTCGACGACAATCTGCTTCCATCCGATTCATCGTCAGCGTGCAAAGTTTGATATAGTTCAGGTGCTCGATCCCGTAGTCCTTTCAAAAACATCTTCTTTTTATCTGTGTCATCAAAAGATTTGCTGTAACCATTAGTATGTCCATTGGCGATTGGTGCTGTTTTCCCATAACGCGCACCAAATAGTCCGTCACGACGCCGTTCCGTCTCACGCGAGACTGCATCAGCGAGATCGCGTTGGCTTCGGTTTATAATTGACACAATACCAGGACTTTTAAGTTGTTCAGGGGTTTCATCAAGCCGGCTCAAATGAGGATTAGACTTGTACATCGTGGAGTAATTTCTGTTCATACCTGAAATGTACCTTGGATGTGTTTCTTGTTCAGGAACGCCCATAGCAAAACTCTTACTTCTGTTTAGACCCTTGTAGGTCCTCGCAGGTTTTGCGGGACCAGGAGGGTAACCGTTTATCTTTGTTTCAGGAGTTGAAGAATTATTCGATATATTAATGGCACTTGTAGATCTTTTATTTGAGGTAAGACGCTGCCAATATTTGTTTGAGCTTGGCTTTTCGGTGGGTTTCTTATCTTTGCGTTCGTGAAGTTTCCTCGGCAGAGTTTGTGCTGACCGGGAGTATTCTTCCTCAGTTTCGCTGTTCGGGTTCAATCGACTTGTAGAATGACTGAATCGACCGAGCGTGCTTGAGTACTGTCCTCTgaaatagagaaaaaaataatgtaataaaaacactataatATTCTAGTAACAATAAAAGCACTCGTCCCACgtacaataattgttatccgtttgtatcataaaaacaaGTGATCTTGTATTTAAACCTAATTGGACTCAATGGGGATCTCCGCCTACACTACTAACGATCATGCTTTGTTCACATATGCTAttagctatttttttaataacctcAAGTAATGGTCGCACCATTACTTTTTGCTGTTTAAAAAGGATGAAAGCTGTGCGGTTTCAACGGCGCAATGTTATACTATAGCCAACTTTTAtcgtttaatttatcttttatttatcccGTTTCTGTTCCCGCTCTTTTTCATCGTAGCTTGTAATACAGCCCATGTTAATCTCTTATAATATTgatacattgtttttatttaatatgttcaGAGTTTTAGACTTTAtccattataatatatcataatttcCCTATTTAGTATATCTACTtagatatagataaaaaaagaataatatagaTCAAAATTCCTGTAACGAACTTCAAACCCAAATGTCATAACATTCTGACATCTTACTATAAATGCATTAAACAGCTATAAGACATcagtatttctttaattggTATAAAATGTGTAGAATCTAgactaaaactaaaacagtGAGAAGGAAGCGTTACATTTTTGCACTACGCAATGATTCAATGACGCCTAGGCACCTGTTGACACATTCTTACAATGAGTCATGTTTCAAGAAACTGACTCAATTATAGACTAAATAAGGGCTGTTTTGTTAAGAAACCACTATTCCCATACTAGGCAATGCTCATGGACAGCGGCAAGGTAGATTTTATGGTATGATATGCCGGAATGTATTGACGCGACGTGATTGAAGTCTTTAAATCGATAAATTGTACTGTAATTGTATTAACATTGTAAATACAGcgataagtttaattatacagTTAATGTGccttatatttgtttattatgtaactGTTTTCACTTCCTGCATATCTtccttaaaaacattaaaggtTGCCAAGAGAAGACCATTTATTAATGCTGCTAATGGCACATAGtgaatatataacaaaattacatttgtatatcttataaaaggaattatttagtttttatcgaCGACAAAACGCcgtatattttttctcttaatAGTGTCTACAAATTGTGAAAGTTGCAAATGCCTGaatttgtaagtattttattagatttgttAACTTTCTTCTTCGACTATATGGGCTGTACCTTTTatagaattgtataaaatcCGATCTTTGGtagctttatataatttttgtacatactaGATAATACCGGAGGTATTATCtagtatgtacaaaaattatactacTACAAATAAAGGAGCATTGAATTGAACTACACTACAAATAAAGGagcattgaattttttattttacggtaacagaaattaaaagcgtgacaatttttaatacagttaaaaCTCGGTTATTCAACCGAGATCAAAGCGCGAGGCAGATGCTTCTGCAGAAGATTGGTTAATTCTCTGCTTATTGaagctaaataaattcaaataaagacTAAGATTTATTGCAAAGCATGTATCGGAATTTAATATAGTTCGTCTATTGTTGgatatttaagattaaattatatagtatgtTGTAAAAAGACACCGTCGGTATGTTGGAAAACCACAAGGAAAATATAGTCGTAATTATAACGTTGACTGAGCTTTAGGTAGttgcattgttttaatatcatttacaATCGATCATAAATTATGCACTCAATAAAatgcgttttattttattgcttagataattttaaaagacaacACAAAGGGAATATGGTTCTGAAGAAAATTGGAAGGCTGTATTAATATatgagtaatattaaatatcacatttaatttgtattatatgtttgttttaaattggaCGCAAAACGCGCAATGCCGATTGAGTTGGAGAAAAATGGTGGAGGCCAACGTCCAAAGATGGATCTAAAGTAATGGATGATGATGAGAAGTCTAATAAAAATCctcagaatattttttagttaatatttttcattgttataGAAAATCCTTGCCTTTTTCtataacaatgaaaaatattaacttttaaaattctgtGCATTTTAATACACTTTTCATTTAAGTCTTAATATTGGGTGTTTTTTGTTCGTAATGTGATATTGTGAATACAACgctcattaattaaattttatgtcgatatttttaatgtgggTGGTACAGGGACAAGATTCTATTTAAGGCTAGCGTAAAATACAGGTGggcatattataatttaacgcTCTATTAAGAACTATAATAGGTAGCACCATAAAAATTCTAATGTTCTGAAAATTGATTGATAGTGCGCAAATAATCCAAGTATAGACACTTGGATTATTTGCGCATTTGTCGTCCTATTTCAATGTTCAGTACTTTATTGCTAGAAACttctattaaaagtatttaatgatATGTTAGTACTAGATCTTACCTTTCGCGATGGTCACGGGCATCAACAGCTGTGGCGCGTCTAGGACTGCCGTCATACTTGTGCTCACGGCCATAGATGCTGGGCGCAAAAGGGTCCTCTCCTAGGTAGTACCGGTGCGGGGGAGCGGCAGGGGGCGCCAGCTCCCCCCCGTACTGTTTATACGTCCGCGACGCATGCTCCGGCGACGGAGATCTAGAGTTGCGCCACTTTGCTTTTCGTTCCGCTGACGCTGACCGAATCTTCCCCACTAATTTCCTTATCGAATTCCCAATCGCTGATCCCACTGATCTTCGAACTGGTGAGGGCCGTCGTCCATTGTCCGCAAACCGAGTTTTCTGATTCAGCTTTCTTTCGTCTCGGCGCCGTGGTGGCGTTCTATCTCTGTCAGCACTACCTCGACGCTCCCTCGGGGGCGAATAATCTGGAGGAGGTTCTACTGCACTGTCCTCATGACTGTCTCGTGAACGTCCTGAATTACCATTGCGTGATGAACTCCTGTATCCGCTATCGTAACGATGATCCTCGGACCGCTGCTTTAAATTACGTTTCCTTTCAGGAACTACTGGTGGCCGATAATCATCTTCAATGGAAGGTTCACGGAACGACCGATCTGTTTCAAGTGGATGGAAAGGTGAACCACGTGGAGGACTGTGCATGGTTGAAGAAGAGACGTAGGCAGAGTCGTCGCGCGAGGGCGGGTGGCGGCGACCGATCGGCGATGACCTTCCCTGAGGCGAATCGCGCTTTCCGTACACATGTCTCGGCGAAGAACCGTTTAATCTATCATTACTGTCATATGGCGAACGTACCGCTGGTGGCGAGGGAGATGAGCTGCGAGGTTCAGGCATTCTGGGCTTTGTGGCACGGCGTTGTGACCAATCTGCAACTCCTTTAAAATACCCACCTGTCCTATTCCCTTGTGGGCGTTCCTCTGAAGGTGTTGATGACTTAGTCTTTCGAAGAACTCGTTCGGGAAACACTGGTGGAGGTGGCGGCACAGTAGATGTCTTCCCGTAATAGCCTTCGTCTTCAGACTTCTTTACATAGTAACCAGTTTCAGGCCGCCGTCCGATTTCCTCAGCGATGGAGTCATGAGATGAACGCGACTCGCTACCAAAATGGCTTTCTAACCATTTAGAAGTTTCTTTTTTGCGGGTTTCTTCCTCTATGTCAAAGTTAATTGGACGTTTTGCGTAGTCCTTTTCTTGATCTGTAAAACAGATAATGTATTAGGTAACGAGATATACGTGCGCGCGCGCGGGCACCTTCCGCTGAGTGGTAGGCAGCCGCACCTTACATCTTCGCACATGTTATGGCGTAATCGTACAGTCAATAAGTTTGGCTAACCGTTGAAGGTCAATGCAAGATGCAAACAACCGAGGCATTTTTCTGAAGCGCTATGAGACACCGTCGTAATTATTGactgaatattaatttctagGTCGACAAGGTTTATGGTAcgattaattatgtaattgctCGCTACTACGAGTAGCTCGTATAACAAGTTGTTATAAAAccttttagtttagttatttatgATCATATTAATCGTAATGAACGATTGCTCGTAACTTGAAACGCTTGATTTGTtgacatttataatatcttaatttcTCTCCATGAACTTTTGGCATCCTGTCTTTTGCAAcgatgaataaaaatacaagtagCACATTGTGCAATTGTTACGAATCGTATCGGTCTACTACCAGAAGATATGTAACGTATCTAACTAAATATAGGAGATTGTCTTGTAGACTATCTATTCATGTATTACATATGTGTACTTTTTAAAGACCTAGTAAACAGTCGAGGACGCTTATTGCGTATCAAGGAGATATTTAAAGATACAAAAATGACAGACGCGATATGgggattctaaatttaaatttttgtccttaggttagtatattaaacgtaaaaactttattttagaaaGTCCATATCATcaacattagttaaataaccAAATTTAATCACGtggtagaaataaaaaaaatatatatatttcaacaaaattgtaaaaaaatcagcCTAAGTTTGGGTCCTCACatcgttatttataaaaatatatattattattttgaattcacaaagataagtatatgtataaataacgtACTTGCTAAAGTGCAGCTACTTTGTGGAGGCCTGCGGACTGCAATCCGTGTTTCACTGAGGTACATCAAAAGTTGAAACTGACCTCAGTAAACGCGTAGGCAGTTGCCGTCCATAAATGGACAACAGATGGACCCATAACATCATTTTGCCTACGTTTACCGTACAATTAAAACCGAACGTATTTAattgttcttaaatatttttcagattaTTGATAAGAAGAGacaaaagtgtaaataaaaccttgtaaatgaaattatatctTATTACACTGAGTACATAGAACAAccgtattatatataatgtagctATAAGGTAGCTTATTAATTGTTCtttcaaatataaagattcttatactaaacaaatttttattaattcttgtCCTTGTATATCTTgtgtttttgacgtttatgAAGACATTTTGTACCAGATATATCAATCACATTACTTAAAATCTCG
Coding sequences:
- the LOC111003427 gene encoding serine/arginine repetitive matrix protein 1 isoform X1 gives rise to the protein MVTVFSLSEHGAIKRRPRVLLRYKTASANSDEYSFGNLAEPGETIATTKEEEWVTRKTSEVTTTRQIATRVKRELVLEDGRILRDSGPKISTSVNEDTHTTNFQQTEHRVPEDQQNREPAEDHKVTGGVYDALDGLENAVVPKDAKVLVSSQVVANPDGKVRETHERKVLTRNITDRVRETEEKIHTGDTTHEALIAAVNETEEEDIRDALKNQTEHQLALVPRGPTLVRDTVAYNTTITTDDTEELRALRPDGTILTERRHTKEQERICDEEIDKDEVCSVKSDESLIKESSGKERRKCVEAERSTDLMAGGLRVATQLQSRTRTEEVEREGQPNMDDEWDSLSVRMRRQRRLRLTDQEKDYAKRPINFDIEEETRKKETSKWLESHFGSESRSSHDSIAEEIGRRPETGYYVKKSEDEGYYGKTSTVPPPPPVFPERVLRKTKSSTPSEERPQGNRTGGYFKGVADWSQRRATKPRMPEPRSSSPSPPAVRSPYDSNDRLNGSSPRHVYGKRDSPQGRSSPIGRRHPPSRDDSAYVSSSTMHSPPRGSPFHPLETDRSFREPSIEDDYRPPVVPERKRNLKQRSEDHRYDSGYRSSSRNGNSGRSRDSHEDSAVEPPPDYSPPRERRGSADRDRTPPRRRDERKLNQKTRFADNGRRPSPVRRSVGSAIGNSIRKLVGKIRSASAERKAKWRNSRSPSPEHASRTYKQYGGELAPPAAPPHRYYLGEDPFAPSIYGREHKYDGSPRRATAVDARDHRERGQYSSTLGRFSHSTSRLNPNSETEEEYSRSAQTLPRKLHERKDKKPTEKPSSNKYWQRLTSNKRSTSAINISNNSSTPETKINGYPPGPAKPARTYKGLNRSKSFAMGVPEQETHPRYISGMNRNYSTMYKSNPHLSRLDETPEQLKSPGIVSIINRSQRDLADAVSRETERRRDGLFGARYGKTAPIANGHTNGYSKSFDDTDKKKMFLKGLRDRAPELYQTLHADDESDGSRLSSRYGTPSPHYKERISEERKIPVYKTDSMNRDSSPFVSRLETRLKSPVNRRESNSSDNYSETYRYTTRSGDPERPSVTDTVETVSKKIVPSKDGRSKEIIESREVNSVTKSRGYKEPITIKYYESDRPPKYESRNGITPLYTERRRSNFKVTEKVRDY
- the LOC111003427 gene encoding serine/arginine repetitive matrix protein 1 isoform X2, with product MPSTALERDTISVSPVQPASFEDAVATAEPGETIATTKEEEWVTRKTSEVTTTRQIATRVKRELVLEDGRILRDSGPKISTSVNEDTHTTNFQQTEHRVPEDQQNREPAEDHKVTGGVYDALDGLENAVVPKDAKVLVSSQVVANPDGKVRETHERKVLTRNITDRVRETEEKIHTGDTTHEALIAAVNETEEEDIRDALKNQTEHQLALVPRGPTLVRDTVAYNTTITTDDTEELRALRPDGTILTERRHTKEQERICDEEIDKDEVCSVKSDESLIKESSGKERRKCVEAERSTDLMAGGLRVATQLQSRTRTEEVEREGQPNMDDEWDSLSVRMRRQRRLRLTDQEKDYAKRPINFDIEEETRKKETSKWLESHFGSESRSSHDSIAEEIGRRPETGYYVKKSEDEGYYGKTSTVPPPPPVFPERVLRKTKSSTPSEERPQGNRTGGYFKGVADWSQRRATKPRMPEPRSSSPSPPAVRSPYDSNDRLNGSSPRHVYGKRDSPQGRSSPIGRRHPPSRDDSAYVSSSTMHSPPRGSPFHPLETDRSFREPSIEDDYRPPVVPERKRNLKQRSEDHRYDSGYRSSSRNGNSGRSRDSHEDSAVEPPPDYSPPRERRGSADRDRTPPRRRDERKLNQKTRFADNGRRPSPVRRSVGSAIGNSIRKLVGKIRSASAERKAKWRNSRSPSPEHASRTYKQYGGELAPPAAPPHRYYLGEDPFAPSIYGREHKYDGSPRRATAVDARDHRERGQYSSTLGRFSHSTSRLNPNSETEEEYSRSAQTLPRKLHERKDKKPTEKPSSNKYWQRLTSNKRSTSAINISNNSSTPETKINGYPPGPAKPARTYKGLNRSKSFAMGVPEQETHPRYISGMNRNYSTMYKSNPHLSRLDETPEQLKSPGIVSIINRSQRDLADAVSRETERRRDGLFGARYGKTAPIANGHTNGYSKSFDDTDKKKMFLKGLRDRAPELYQTLHADDESDGSRLSSRYGTPSPHYKERISEERKIPVYKTDSMNRDSSPFVSRLETRLKSPVNRRESNSSDNYSETYRYTTRSGDPERPSVTDTVETVSKKIVPSKDGRSKEIIESREVNSVTKSRGYKEPITIKYYESDRPPKYESRNGITPLYTERRRSNFKVTEKVRDY